The following proteins are encoded in a genomic region of Clostridium kluyveri:
- a CDS encoding IS256 family transposase — protein sequence MNILEVPDIDLKKELKKCNSMEDLVGKNGLMQRLFGGIIQQFLEAEMEEHLGREKYARLSDEDKDYRNGYSSKNIRTSFGPVKVDVPRDRKSEFEPKIVKKYETVCNELDKKVIGLYARGMSVDDIKSEIDELYGVDISPAMISKITDKVMDTALAWQNRALDPMYPIVYMDALYFKVRDEHRIVNKAAYVCMALDVKGHKDILGIWVGEQEGAKYWLSVCNDLKNRGVKDILIACMDGLKGLPDAIKVVFPEINIQNCIIHQIRNSIKYIPSKNVKTFMKDLKEVYKAVNETMASKSLQSLNDKWGDKYPIVVQSWQNNWENLSTYFDFPQDIRKIIYTTNALEGFNRQLRKFTKIRTVFPTDDSLLKALYLATEQIMLKWTAPSPNWANTLAQLTIMFKDRIEPYI from the coding sequence GCAGTTTTTAGAAGCAGAAATGGAAGAACATCTTGGAAGAGAAAAATATGCAAGGCTCTCTGATGAGGATAAAGACTATAGAAATGGATACAGTTCTAAAAACATTAGAACCAGTTTTGGCCCGGTTAAAGTAGACGTACCAAGGGATAGAAAGTCTGAGTTCGAACCTAAGATAGTCAAGAAATATGAAACTGTCTGTAATGAACTTGATAAGAAAGTTATAGGTTTATATGCACGTGGTATGTCTGTAGATGATATAAAATCAGAGATAGATGAACTTTACGGGGTAGATATATCCCCTGCAATGATATCCAAAATTACAGATAAGGTCATGGATACAGCTCTAGCATGGCAAAATAGAGCCCTTGATCCAATGTATCCTATAGTATATATGGATGCTCTATATTTTAAAGTCAGAGATGAACATAGAATTGTAAATAAGGCTGCCTATGTCTGCATGGCACTTGATGTAAAAGGCCATAAAGACATTTTGGGAATATGGGTTGGCGAACAAGAAGGAGCAAAATACTGGTTATCTGTATGCAATGATCTTAAAAACAGGGGTGTTAAAGATATTTTAATAGCCTGTATGGACGGTCTTAAAGGACTTCCAGATGCAATTAAAGTAGTTTTTCCTGAAATTAACATACAAAATTGTATAATACACCAGATAAGGAATTCTATAAAATATATACCATCAAAGAATGTTAAGACTTTTATGAAGGATTTAAAAGAAGTATATAAGGCAGTTAATGAAACAATGGCAAGTAAGTCATTACAATCACTGAATGATAAATGGGGAGATAAGTATCCTATAGTTGTACAGTCGTGGCAAAATAACTGGGAAAATCTATCTACATATTTTGATTTTCCTCAAGATATAAGAAAAATAATATATACAACTAACGCCCTGGAAGGTTTCAACAGGCAGCTTAGGAAATTCACTAAGATAAGGACTGTATTTCCTACAGACGATTCCCTTCTAAAAGCCCTATACCTGGCAACCGAGCAGATAATGCTGAAATGGACGGCACCTTCTCCAAACTGGGCAAATACGCTGGCCCAATTAACCATAATGTTTAAAGATAGAATAGAGCCATATATATAA
- the gltX gene encoding glutamate--tRNA ligase: MTKVRTRFAPSPTGYMHVGNLRTALYTYLIAKHDGGDFILRIEDTDQERFVEGALDIIYHTLEITGLKHDEGPDIGGPVGPYIQSQRTDIYLEYAKELIDKGEAYYCFCTKERMDSLKNKYDEEKEFYKYDKHCLKLSKEEIKEKLASNIPYVIRQNNPESGFTTFHDEIYGDISVDNSELDDMILIKSDGYPTYNFANVVDDHLMGITHVVRGSEYLSSAPKYNRLYDAFGWEVPVYIHCPPIMKDAHQKLSKRNGDASFQDLIEKGYLKEAVLNYIALLGWNPGNEKEIFDLDELVELFNYKNINKSPAIFDNVKLKWMNGEYIKKLPLEEFNKLALPYYKNVISKDLDFLKISELLRIRVEVLSEIPELLDFFNELPEYSTEIYIHKKMKTNLENSLLTLEKILPKFKELSPWTLENVEKCCMDLISELKVKNGIVLWPVRIALSGKKSTPGGAFEIADIIGKDESLKRIEYGIKKLKLESGDN, encoded by the coding sequence ATGACTAAAGTCAGAACAAGATTTGCACCAAGCCCAACTGGATACATGCACGTTGGAAATTTAAGAACTGCACTGTATACATATTTAATAGCCAAACATGATGGAGGAGATTTTATACTGAGAATTGAAGATACAGATCAAGAAAGATTTGTAGAAGGTGCATTGGATATAATTTACCACACGCTAGAAATTACAGGACTCAAGCATGATGAAGGTCCTGATATAGGTGGTCCTGTAGGGCCTTACATACAGAGCCAGAGAACTGATATATATTTAGAATATGCCAAAGAACTTATAGATAAGGGAGAAGCTTATTATTGCTTTTGCACCAAAGAACGTATGGACAGCCTAAAAAACAAGTATGATGAGGAAAAGGAATTTTATAAATATGATAAGCACTGTCTCAAACTTTCAAAGGAAGAAATAAAGGAAAAGCTTGCATCAAATATACCTTATGTTATAAGACAAAATAATCCTGAGAGTGGATTTACAACCTTTCATGATGAAATCTATGGAGATATTTCTGTAGATAATTCAGAATTAGATGATATGATACTTATAAAATCTGACGGCTACCCTACATACAACTTTGCAAATGTAGTAGATGATCACCTCATGGGAATTACACATGTGGTCAGGGGCAGCGAGTATTTATCTTCTGCTCCAAAATATAACAGGCTCTATGATGCCTTTGGCTGGGAAGTTCCTGTATACATCCATTGTCCTCCAATAATGAAAGATGCCCACCAAAAACTCAGCAAAAGAAATGGAGATGCCTCTTTTCAGGATTTAATAGAAAAGGGTTATTTAAAGGAAGCGGTACTTAATTATATAGCTCTCCTTGGATGGAATCCCGGAAATGAAAAAGAAATATTCGACTTAGATGAACTGGTAGAACTATTTAACTATAAAAATATAAACAAATCTCCGGCTATTTTTGATAATGTAAAACTTAAATGGATGAATGGAGAATATATAAAGAAATTACCTTTGGAGGAATTCAATAAACTTGCTCTTCCTTATTATAAAAATGTAATTTCAAAAGATTTGGACTTTTTAAAGATAAGTGAATTACTTAGAATAAGAGTTGAAGTGTTAAGTGAAATACCTGAACTGTTAGATTTCTTCAATGAACTGCCAGAATACTCCACAGAAATATATATACACAAAAAGATGAAAACAAACCTTGAAAATTCACTTTTGACTCTTGAAAAAATTCTTCCGAAGTTTAAAGAACTTTCTCCATGGACTTTGGAAAATGTAGAAAAATGCTGTATGGATTTAATATCAGAACTTAAGGTTAAAAATGGAATAGTACTCTGGCCTGTAAGAATTGCCCTCTCAGGTAAAAAATCCACCCCAGGGGGTGCCTTTGAAATTGCAGATATTATAGGAAAAGATGAATCTTTAAAAAGAATAGAATATGGAATTAAAAAATTAAAACTTGAAAGTGGGGATAATTAA
- the gap gene encoding type I glyceraldehyde-3-phosphate dehydrogenase has translation MSMKVAINGFGRIGRLFLRIAQERLREEVEIVAINARADNETLAHLFKYDSCYGKFQGTVKATEDSIIINDSEIKIFRESEPENLPWGELNVDIVVESTGKFKDRKNLYKHIEAGAKKVIITAPAKEEDITIVMGVNEEKFDVNSHNIISNASCTTNCLAPFAKVLDENFGIVKGLMTTIHAYTGDQRLVDKSHKDLRRARAAGESIIPTTTGAAKAVAKVLPNLEGKLNGFALRVPTVTVSITDLVCELSKPATVEEINKAFKRAAQGPMEGILGYSEEPLVSIDYKGDNRSSIVDGLSTLIMGDNMVKVVSWYDNEWAYSCRTVDLVNYISLQMEENHEQPDKIAVNKA, from the coding sequence ATGTCTATGAAAGTTGCAATTAATGGTTTTGGAAGAATAGGAAGGTTATTTTTAAGAATTGCTCAGGAAAGATTGCGTGAAGAAGTAGAAATTGTAGCAATTAATGCAAGAGCAGATAATGAAACCCTTGCACATCTTTTTAAATATGACTCTTGTTACGGAAAATTCCAAGGCACTGTGAAAGCCACAGAAGACTCAATAATTATAAATGATTCTGAAATAAAAATATTTAGAGAAAGTGAACCAGAGAATTTGCCTTGGGGTGAATTAAATGTAGATATTGTAGTAGAATCTACAGGAAAATTTAAAGATAGAAAAAATTTATACAAGCATATAGAAGCTGGTGCAAAAAAAGTTATAATTACAGCCCCTGCTAAAGAGGAAGATATAACTATAGTTATGGGTGTAAATGAAGAAAAATTTGATGTGAATTCCCATAATATTATTTCAAATGCATCTTGTACAACTAATTGTCTGGCACCATTTGCCAAGGTGTTGGATGAAAATTTTGGTATTGTAAAGGGACTTATGACTACAATTCATGCCTATACAGGAGATCAGAGATTGGTAGATAAAAGTCATAAGGATTTAAGAAGAGCAAGAGCTGCAGGAGAATCTATAATTCCAACTACTACAGGAGCAGCAAAGGCAGTGGCAAAAGTGCTTCCAAATTTAGAAGGAAAATTAAATGGTTTTGCCCTTAGAGTACCTACAGTTACAGTATCCATTACAGATTTGGTCTGTGAACTTTCAAAGCCTGCTACAGTAGAAGAAATAAATAAAGCTTTTAAAAGAGCGGCTCAGGGTCCTATGGAAGGAATACTTGGATATTCTGAAGAACCACTTGTATCTATAGATTACAAAGGGGACAATAGATCTTCTATAGTAGATGGACTTTCGACTTTAATAATGGGAGATAATATGGTTAAAGTGGTATCCTGGTACGATAATGAATGGGCATATTCTTGTAGAACAGTAGATCTTGTAAATTATATTTCACTGCAGATGGAAGAAAATCATGAACAGCCCGATAAAATAGCGGTTAATAAAGCATAG
- a CDS encoding D-alanyl-D-alanine carboxypeptidase family protein: protein MKRKNNIILFVLIFTLCLNLNVSAADESSNTLPEIYGTSAITVDMQTNEIIYEKNPDTKIYPASTTKLLTAILLEKNKKETDMLAYTAEAKAQPQSSLNSAAHPIEVGDTISAKNVMDALLMFSANDMACVIAENISKSIPEFADKMNEEVQSLNLKNTHFVTPNGLHSPEHYSTSYDMSIIAREAFKNSWIRDTIYKSTSTVTTSKGASFAIMNTNKLLGKDGCIGGKTGYTDPAGRCLVAIYERDNRKILGIVMNSIYDANDTYVFNDMEKIINWSYSKTPYILHKKDSVIDKKDVKFKFLPFTNFEKTIKVPIKTEDNVSYYDNDLNKKELQQKITITTVNMKSLKGEIPIGILTVKQRDFSKSYKIYSGLSKKSFLKHMFSIYSIILIPVFILILIFLFMKNKSRRYKKHKKYSYH, encoded by the coding sequence TTGAAAAGGAAAAATAATATCATATTGTTTGTACTTATATTTACACTTTGTTTAAATCTTAATGTATCTGCCGCAGATGAATCTTCTAATACACTTCCTGAAATATACGGTACTTCAGCCATAACAGTGGACATGCAAACGAATGAAATAATATATGAAAAAAATCCAGATACTAAAATATATCCTGCAAGCACTACAAAACTTTTAACGGCTATTCTCCTTGAAAAAAACAAGAAAGAAACGGACATGCTTGCATATACAGCAGAAGCTAAAGCCCAGCCTCAATCTTCTTTAAATAGTGCTGCACATCCCATAGAGGTAGGTGATACTATATCTGCAAAAAATGTAATGGATGCACTTTTAATGTTTTCCGCTAATGATATGGCATGTGTTATTGCAGAAAATATATCTAAAAGTATACCTGAATTTGCAGACAAAATGAATGAAGAAGTACAAAGCTTAAATTTGAAAAATACTCATTTTGTCACTCCAAATGGCCTGCATAGTCCAGAACACTATAGTACCTCCTACGATATGAGTATTATTGCCAGAGAAGCCTTTAAAAATTCCTGGATAAGAGATACTATATATAAATCTACCAGTACAGTAACCACTTCTAAGGGTGCTTCATTTGCTATTATGAATACCAATAAGCTGCTGGGCAAAGATGGCTGTATAGGTGGAAAAACGGGTTATACAGACCCTGCAGGAAGATGTCTTGTTGCAATATATGAAAGAGATAATAGAAAAATACTTGGAATTGTCATGAATTCCATATATGATGCAAATGACACCTATGTATTTAATGACATGGAAAAAATAATAAACTGGAGTTATAGTAAAACACCTTACATTCTTCATAAAAAAGATTCCGTAATTGATAAAAAAGATGTGAAATTTAAATTTCTACCTTTTACAAATTTTGAAAAAACCATAAAGGTTCCTATTAAAACTGAGGATAATGTATCCTACTATGATAATGATCTTAATAAAAAAGAACTACAGCAAAAAATCACCATTACAACTGTAAATATGAAATCCTTAAAAGGTGAAATTCCTATTGGAATTCTTACGGTAAAACAAAGAGATTTTTCTAAGAGTTATAAAATTTATTCTGGACTTTCAAAAAAGTCTTTTCTAAAACACATGTTTTCCATATACAGCATAATATTAATACCTGTATTTATATTGATTCTAATTTTCTTATTTATGAAAAACAAATCCAGAAGGTATAAAAAACATAAAAAATATAGTTATCATTAA
- a CDS encoding NUDIX hydrolase, which yields MIKKIEDIFKERKPHIMGEFSKSAVMIPLCESGEEISVLFEMRALNLKHQPGDICFPGGRLEKGEIPVCAAVRETMEELNLSREDIKLIGEMDYVVTPYNFIMYPFVCKLIREDIFPSQSEVDHIFKVPLQFFIENKPLLYEIPIVSQPGKRFPYRLIRNGRKYKFRRGTVKQYFYNYEKYTIWGFTALIIKRFVDIIVSNDHNK from the coding sequence GTGATAAAAAAAATAGAAGATATATTTAAAGAAAGAAAACCACATATTATGGGAGAATTCAGTAAAAGTGCTGTGATGATTCCCCTATGTGAATCAGGGGAAGAGATAAGTGTACTTTTTGAAATGAGAGCACTAAACTTAAAGCACCAGCCGGGAGATATATGTTTTCCCGGAGGCAGATTAGAGAAGGGGGAAATTCCAGTATGTGCAGCTGTAAGAGAAACTATGGAGGAATTAAATTTAAGTAGAGAAGATATAAAACTTATAGGGGAAATGGACTATGTTGTGACACCCTATAATTTTATAATGTATCCTTTTGTATGTAAATTAATTAGAGAAGATATATTTCCAAGTCAAAGTGAAGTAGACCACATTTTTAAGGTTCCTCTTCAGTTCTTTATAGAAAATAAACCTTTGCTTTATGAGATACCGATAGTTTCACAACCAGGAAAGAGATTCCCCTATAGGCTTATAAGAAATGGCAGAAAGTATAAATTTAGAAGGGGAACGGTAAAACAGTATTTCTATAATTATGAAAAATATACAATATGGGGATTCACTGCCCTTATTATAAAAAGATTTGTAGATATAATTGTATCAAATGACCATAATAAATAA
- a CDS encoding MarR family winged helix-turn-helix transcriptional regulator, with protein sequence MIDSNIENDYVQDMVNYLILVHEKLSKPFEDCFKEKLSALQFNTLCVLRSYGSLTMRELAERMNLSKQQMTKIIAKLVKINFAERNYDKDDRRIIKISATKEADEYIKLESKAFARRLKDIVNSLNEEDLKDLENAIKSMNKILPKFPKWLSK encoded by the coding sequence ATGATTGATAGTAATATTGAAAATGATTATGTACAAGATATGGTTAATTACTTAATTCTCGTTCATGAAAAATTAAGTAAACCCTTTGAGGATTGTTTTAAAGAAAAATTAAGTGCTCTTCAGTTTAATACACTATGTGTACTTAGATCCTATGGAAGCCTAACAATGAGAGAATTAGCTGAAAGGATGAATTTATCTAAGCAGCAAATGACTAAAATTATTGCTAAGCTTGTTAAGATTAACTTTGCTGAGCGTAATTATGATAAAGATGATAGACGTATAATTAAAATATCTGCTACAAAAGAAGCTGATGAATATATTAAATTGGAAAGCAAGGCTTTTGCGAGAAGATTAAAAGATATAGTAAATTCATTAAATGAAGAGGACCTAAAAGATTTAGAAAATGCAATTAAAAGTATGAATAAAATACTTCCTAAGTTTCCTAAGTGGTTGAGTAAGTAG
- a CDS encoding ATP-binding protein, translated as MNTLKKTNDIEQDEIIKLHKYQLEDIIQNLPDAFFVYNKEGYIVLLNAMARKLYPQLNAQKTIEEAHSCLQYYDLDNNIILPDNFPTRRAFKGKKVKNERVVIKRCHKIQIIEVNATPIFDEENNLVYVVVSHHDVSEFIKNQEEIKAQQEKLLNAEKSRNEILEEEMKSKEEFFYLMTHEFKTPISVINLALQAIDLMYKKEITENVNKYLNTIKQNVNRQLRLVNNLLDIARIDSGHLKMNKSCFSITHVIEAIVNSVQLYAKQKNVILKFNTNLSKKNIYSDEEKLERILLNLLSNALKFTPSGKSIIVTLSTKKYKNEEMISISVQDEGMGIPLDKQKTIFERFGQVDSSLSHQAEGTGLGLHLVKLLVNSLDGEILLNSTVDEGSIFTVLLPSSKSEIYYEKTVSNGTSNQFFSNDNRIIQSTAIEFSDIYF; from the coding sequence ATGAATACCCTTAAAAAAACTAACGATATTGAGCAGGATGAAATAATAAAATTACATAAATATCAGTTAGAAGATATAATTCAAAATCTACCTGATGCTTTTTTTGTCTACAATAAAGAAGGCTATATTGTATTATTAAATGCCATGGCACGTAAACTATACCCTCAATTAAATGCTCAAAAGACAATAGAAGAAGCTCATAGCTGTCTTCAATATTATGATTTAGATAATAATATTATACTTCCAGATAATTTTCCAACAAGGCGAGCATTCAAAGGTAAAAAAGTAAAGAATGAGAGAGTAGTTATTAAACGATGCCATAAAATTCAAATTATAGAGGTTAATGCTACTCCTATTTTTGATGAAGAAAATAATCTGGTTTATGTGGTGGTGTCTCATCATGATGTTTCAGAATTTATAAAGAATCAGGAAGAGATTAAAGCTCAACAAGAAAAATTATTAAATGCAGAAAAATCCAGAAATGAAATTCTCGAAGAAGAAATGAAGTCAAAAGAAGAATTCTTCTATCTTATGACTCATGAGTTCAAAACTCCTATATCAGTTATAAATTTAGCTCTGCAAGCAATTGATTTAATGTATAAAAAAGAAATAACGGAAAATGTTAATAAATATTTAAATACTATTAAGCAAAATGTTAACAGGCAGCTTCGTCTGGTTAACAATTTACTTGATATCGCTCGTATCGATTCAGGTCACTTAAAGATGAATAAAAGCTGTTTTAGCATTACTCATGTTATTGAGGCAATTGTAAATTCAGTTCAATTATATGCAAAACAAAAAAATGTGATATTAAAATTTAATACTAATTTATCAAAGAAGAATATTTATTCTGATGAAGAGAAGCTGGAACGTATTTTGCTTAATCTGCTATCTAACGCTTTAAAGTTTACTCCAAGTGGAAAATCGATTATTGTAACTCTTTCTACAAAGAAATATAAAAATGAAGAAATGATTTCTATAAGTGTACAAGATGAGGGGATGGGAATACCTTTAGATAAACAAAAAACTATTTTTGAACGTTTTGGTCAGGTAGATAGCAGCTTGTCACATCAAGCTGAAGGTACTGGTCTAGGGCTGCATCTTGTCAAACTTCTAGTAAACTCTCTTGACGGTGAAATACTATTAAATAGTACAGTTGATGAAGGTAGTATTTTTACAGTGCTGCTTCCTTCAAGTAAATCTGAAATTTATTATGAGAAGACTGTATCTAACGGAACTAGTAACCAGTTTTTTAGTAATGATAATCGAATTATCCAATCTACTGCAATTGAATTTTCAGATATATATTTCTAG
- a CDS encoding DUF4180 domain-containing protein: MDIKIIQSDNKSIAIVQSNDILIKDTQSALNFIATISYETECYRIALNKEAITEDFFKLSTRLAGEILQKFVNYNVKLAIIGDFTCYLSKSLKDFIYESNKGKHIFFVFNKNEAIEKLSM; this comes from the coding sequence GTGGATATTAAAATAATTCAGAGCGATAATAAATCAATTGCGATTGTTCAAAGTAATGATATATTAATAAAAGATACTCAGTCAGCTTTGAACTTTATAGCAACTATTTCGTATGAAACAGAATGCTATAGAATTGCTTTAAATAAAGAAGCTATTACAGAAGATTTTTTTAAATTAAGTACCCGCCTTGCAGGAGAAATATTACAAAAGTTTGTTAATTACAATGTAAAACTTGCTATTATTGGTGATTTTACCTGCTATTTGAGTAAATCACTGAAAGATTTTATATATGAAAGTAATAAAGGAAAGCATATATTTTTTGTTTTTAATAAGAATGAAGCAATAGAAAAATTATCTATGTAA
- a CDS encoding nicotinate phosphoribosyltransferase: MENAKNFDVRNGRNLTMLVDFYEFTMNNGYFENNIGTKIAYFDMFFRSVPDGGGYCIMAGVQQVIEYLSNLKFTKDDIEYLRSKKQFSEDFLNYLENFEFCCDVWAIPEGTPVFPNEPLLTVRGPAIQAQFIETMILLTINHQTLIATKASRICKAASGKPVMEFGSRRAQGYDGAVYGARAAVIGGCSSTACTIAEQMFGIPAVGTMAHSWIQLFPSEYESFKAWAKVYPDNCILLIDTYNVLKSGLPNAIKVFKEILIPNGYKPKGIRIDSGDITYLTKKCRKILDEAGLEDVDIVISNSLDEFIIRDVLSQGACIDSFGVGERLITAKSEPVFGGVYKLVAVEGEDKNIIPKIKISENEEKITNPGFKKIYRIFSKKEDKAVGDLIALSNEDINIGEPIELFDPTFTWKKKRLKNYYAKELLVKIFDKGKLVYESPDVMHIRNKAQEEITKFWPEVLRFENPHHYYVDLSQNLWNLKQQLLHKYSATYEE, encoded by the coding sequence ATGGAGAACGCAAAGAACTTCGACGTAAGAAACGGAAGGAATCTTACTATGCTGGTAGATTTTTATGAGTTTACCATGAACAATGGGTATTTCGAAAATAATATAGGTACTAAAATTGCCTATTTTGACATGTTTTTTAGAAGTGTTCCAGACGGAGGAGGATACTGTATTATGGCAGGTGTCCAGCAGGTAATTGAATATCTATCCAATTTGAAATTTACAAAAGACGATATAGAGTATCTGCGAAGCAAAAAGCAATTTTCAGAAGACTTTTTAAATTATTTAGAAAATTTTGAATTCTGTTGTGATGTGTGGGCAATACCAGAAGGTACCCCTGTATTCCCAAATGAACCCCTGCTAACTGTAAGAGGTCCTGCTATTCAAGCTCAGTTTATTGAAACCATGATACTTTTAACTATAAACCATCAGACTCTAATTGCGACAAAGGCAAGCAGAATTTGTAAAGCAGCTTCTGGCAAACCTGTAATGGAATTTGGCTCAAGACGTGCCCAGGGTTATGACGGTGCTGTATATGGTGCAAGAGCCGCAGTAATAGGAGGATGCAGCTCTACCGCTTGTACTATAGCAGAGCAGATGTTTGGCATACCTGCAGTAGGTACAATGGCCCACAGCTGGATACAGCTATTTCCTTCTGAATATGAATCTTTTAAAGCTTGGGCAAAGGTATATCCGGATAACTGTATACTTTTAATAGATACATATAATGTATTAAAATCCGGTCTGCCCAATGCTATAAAGGTTTTCAAAGAAATTTTGATTCCAAATGGATACAAACCTAAAGGTATAAGGATAGACAGTGGAGACATAACCTATTTAACTAAAAAATGTAGAAAAATATTAGATGAAGCGGGTCTTGAAGATGTTGACATAGTCATCTCAAACTCTCTAGATGAATTTATTATAAGAGATGTTCTAAGCCAAGGTGCTTGTATTGACTCTTTTGGGGTAGGTGAAAGATTAATAACTGCAAAATCAGAGCCTGTATTTGGTGGAGTATATAAATTGGTTGCCGTAGAAGGTGAAGATAAAAACATAATACCTAAAATAAAGATAAGTGAAAATGAAGAAAAAATAACTAACCCTGGTTTTAAAAAGATATATAGAATTTTTAGTAAAAAAGAAGATAAAGCCGTAGGAGACTTAATTGCCTTAAGTAATGAAGATATCAATATAGGTGAACCTATAGAATTATTTGATCCTACTTTTACCTGGAAAAAGAAAAGATTAAAAAATTACTATGCAAAAGAATTATTAGTAAAAATATTCGATAAAGGAAAACTTGTATATGAAAGTCCAGATGTAATGCATATAAGAAATAAAGCACAAGAAGAAATAACTAAATTCTGGCCTGAAGTATTAAGATTTGAAAATCCTCATCACTACTATGTAGATTTATCTCAGAATCTATGGAATTTAAAACAACAATTACTCCATAAGTATTCTGCCACTTACGAAGAATAA